ATATTGTGTCTTATTGCTATAGAAAGTGCATTTCCCTTTAATATTCTTTGATTAGTAGAACTTTTAAATAAACCACCTATTCCTCCTGATGCAAAAACTGTAATTTTAGCATTTATATTTATTACGTCACCTTTTGTTATAACAACTCCTCCGTAGCATACATTATCCTTTTCAATAATATCTACTAAAAAAGTATCTTCACATATTATAATATTTCTCCTCTTTCCCACTTCTTTTAATAATCCTGTAAACACTCTTTTACCTGTTTCATCAGCACAATGAACTATCCTATTTACTCTATGAGCTCCTTCCCTTGTATAATCAAGTTCTTCTCCATCCATGTCAAATCTTATTCCCATATCTAAAAGCTTACTTATGTTGTACTTTGACTCATGTACTAAAACTTTTACCGATTCTAAATCATTTTTATACCTTCCTGCCTTTAATGTATCTTCAATGAAGAACTTTTTATCCTTATCATTTATAGCTGTAGATATTCCGCCTTGAGCAAGATAAGAATTGCATTCATCAATTTTATTTTTAGTAATCATAACTATTTTTAAATCTTTTCTTAAATTCAAAGCAGTATAAAGTCCTGCTATACCCGTGCCTACTATTAATACATCTACCTCCATATTAAATCCCCCTATAAACTATGCATTTTTTCCAATGCCCTTACTGCTTTTCTTTTTATATTTTCATCTATTTTCACCTCATTATTATAATTTTTAAGGCAAGTATAAATTTCCTTAATTGAATTCATTTTCATATTTGAACAATGCATATCTAACATATAAAATTCTTTATCTGGGTTTTTCTTTTTTAGTTCATGTATAACTCCACATTCTGTGACTATAAGATATTTTTTACTATTACTATTTTGTGCAAAATTTATGATTCCTTTTGTACTTCCTATATAATCTGCTAACTCTCTAACTTCCTTTCTACACTCTGGATGGACTAAAACATTAATATCATTACCATATTCCTCCTTAGCTTTTATAATATCCGAAGCTTTTATTTTATTATGAACATAACAATACCCATCCCATAATATAATTTTCTTATTTGGTGTATTCTCTTGTATATATGATCCCAAATTTTTATCTGGTAAAAATATTATCTCATTACTTTCTAAATTATTAACTATCTCAATTGCATTTGAAGATGTGCAACATACATCAACCACAGACTTAACCTCTGCAGTAGAATTTATATAGCAAACTACTTTAGCATTTGGATGTTTTTCCTTTAGTTTTAAAACATCCTCCTTAGTAATCATATTAGCCATAGGACAAATCGCCTTTGGAGTTGGAAAAATAACTTTTTTATTAGGCGATAAAATTTTGGCACTTTCCGCCATAAATTTCACTCCACAAAATACTATAGTATCTTCTTTGCATTTTTCTCCTACATCAATTAAAAAATAAGAATCCCCTATGTAATCCGCTACTTCTTGTACATCTTTAGGCTGATAAAAATGTGCTAAAATAACTGCATTTTTTTCTTTTTTTAATTTCATAATTTTATCTTTTAAATCAATTTCCATTCATTACACGCCCTTCTACACCTTATAATTTAATATATACACATGTGTATATACACCTTAAATAATATACCATTTAATTTAATTTTTATCAATATATTTTATAACCATTTTTATACTTATTTTACACTTTAAATCTTGGTATATAACATAATATTTTCCATAATATATTGTGAGTTTATACCAAGTAATATATTATATAAATATATTATCTAATGAGGAGGTAATTAATAATGAAAATAAAATTTAAAAAACCATTTAATAATCCCGTTATACGTATAATATATTTTGTATCTATAGTTTTAATTGCCATATATTTGTTTCAAACATATGGATCTAATAAAGGAGAAATTATTGAATGTAAGAACTGTTATTGTTTTAAAGATCAATGGAATAATATAAAAAATAATCCTTCTATAAATAAAAATGCAAAGGTTTTAAGTTGTTGGTTATATTATGACAAAGCCTCTCCTAAACCCGCTCTTAAAATCATGTTAATAAATAAAAATAAGTTTCATAGATTTCAATACGTTGATGCTATATGTAAAAATGATGAGATTGTACTAGAGTTTAATGGAACTTATAAAAATTTAGAAAATGAATTTTCTAAGGGGATTTCAACAGATGAATTTATGACTTCCCTTGATACAGTTTGGAAAAATGCACATAACATTTTCAAAACACCTAGTTCTAAATATAGTTTATTCGTTACATCAAAACACTCTAACTCTATAACTAAACAATCCAATGCATTCTATATTGGTAAAAATGGTGCTTTAACAAAAATTTCTGAAAAAGATTTTCCATTAAATGATGTTAACTATATGAATTGCTCAAAATTAGATGAACAAGATAAATCTTCGGAAAATGCCTGTATAATTTTTAAATAATATAATATAGTTTACAAATTTGCATAAATACTTTATACTTAGAACTATAAAACATAATATTTAATCGTTTGCGGGGGAGCCTTGAGCTGAGAAGGATAAAACCTGACCCTTAGAACCTGATGTAGTTAGTACTATCGTAGGGAAGCAACTAGACTAATTGAATTAACATAACATGAAAACTTATTTTGTGTTATTTATTAGTATAAGCCTTCTTACATAGAAGGCTTATTTTTTTATATTAAATTGTTAAGGGGATGGATAAACTATGAATTACACAACACAAATGGATGCTGCTAAACGTGGCATAGTAACTAAGGAAATGGAAATAGTAGCAAAAAAAGAATGCATGGAAATTTCTAAATTAATGAATTTAGTAGCTACAGGTCAAGTAGCAATTCCAGCTAACAAAAATCATAAATCTTTAAGTCCAGAAGGAGTTGGACAAGACTTAAAAACTAAAATCAATGTAAATCTTGGTATTTCAAAAGATTGCTATAACATAGATGCTGAACTTGAAAAAGTAAAAAAAGCTGTAGAAATGAAGGCTGAAGCCATTATGGATCTTAGTTGCTACGGAAAAACTGAAGAATTTAGAAGAAAACTTATAGATATGTCTCCTGCTATGATTGGGACAGTTCCAATGTACGATGCAATTGGTTTTTATGATAAAGAACTTAAAGATATAACTGCCGAAGAATTACTTGCTGTTGTTGAAAAACATGCAAAAGATGGAGTTGACTTTATGACAATTCACTGTGGAATCAATCGTGAAACAGCAGAAGTTTTCAAAAGAAATCCTAGACTTATGAATTTAGTATCTAGAGGCGGAAGTTTACTTTTTGCTTGGATGCAATTAAATAATAAAGAAAATCCTTTCTATGAACACTTTGACAAAGTACTAGATATATGTGAAAAATATGATGTTACTATAAGTCTTGGAGATGCTTGTCGTCCTGGATGTATAGAAGATTCTACTGATCCTAGTCAAATAAAAGAATTAATAACTTTAGGAGAACTTACTAAACGTGCATGGGAAAGAAATGTCCAAATTATAATAGAAGGACCTGGACATATGTCTTTAAGTGAAATTAAAACAAATATGCTTCTTGAAAAGAAATTATGTCATAATGCTCCTTTCTATGTTTTAGGACCTATAGTAACAGATGTGGCTCCTGGATATGATCATATTACAAGTGCCATAGGTGGTGCTATTGCAGCTTCATTTGGTGCTGACTTCTTATGCTATGTAACACCTGCTGAACATCTTAGACTTCCAAACATAGATGATATGAAAGAAGGTATAATTGCAACTAAAATAGCCGCTCATGCAGCAGACATTGCTAAAGGTATTCCTGGAGCAAGAGACTGGGATAACAAAATGAGCAGAGCTAGACGTGATTTAGATTGGGATACTATGTTTGAGCTTGCAATTGATCCTGAAAAAGCTAAACGTTATAGAGCTGAATCTATACCAGAAGATGAACATACTTGTACTATGTGCGGAAAAATGTGCGCAGTTAGAAACATGAATAAGGTCATGGATGGTAAAAACATAAATATTTTAAGAGAAGATGACTAATAAGTCATACAAAATATAGCCTCCAAAAGCTATTGACTATCATTATAGCCAATAGCTTTTTATTTTGACTATTCGCTTTTTATTTCATATTTTGTATATTTATAGTAGAATATAATACATAGGAGGTACGTATCATGAATATTAGTAAAACTATAAGATCTCATTTTCAAAATAAATCTTTAAACTATATAAAATCTCATTATGGAAAATACATAAAAAGAAAACGTAACTTATCTAAAATAAAGAATTTTTTTAAGCATGCTTACGACTCATCTAATTCAGTAGATGACAGTACATGGGCAGATTTAAATATGGATGATGTATATTGTAGTATAGATAGAACATTTTCCACACCAGGTGAACAACATTTATATAAAGTTTTAAGAACTCCACTGTATGACAAATCTTTATTAGAAAAACGTAATGAACTAATCTCTTTTTTTCAAGATAATAGCTCAATTAGAGAAAAAATATCTTTAATATTACATAATCTTGATAAAACCGATAGCTATGTAGACTCCATTTTTTTTGAAGAAACAACAAACTATCCAAAGTACAAAATACTTTGTTATGTTTGTTCATTTTCTTTTATATTGTCCTTGTTTATGTGTTTATTTTGGGGATTTTCAAGATTCGGTATGATTGCCCTTTCACTATCATTTATAAATATGTTCATTCATTATAGTCTTAACAAAGTCATAAGAGAACAAGTTTTATCTATGGTTTATTTAGGAAACACCATAAGTGCCGCTGCAAGTATACTATACCTTAACTGTAAACAATTAAAGGAATATAACAATAAGTTAAATTCACTACTAAAAACTTTAGACCCTATACGCAAAAACACCTTTACTATAAATAGAATTGAAACTCTAGATATTGTAGGTGACTATGTAAACATAATGTTTCTTATTAAAGAAATCAACTACTTTAAATCTATAAGTACATTAATTAAGCATAAAAAAGATTTGTTAGATTTATATTTGATTATTGGTAAAATAGATACTCTTATATCTATAGCTTCTTTTAGAGACGGATTACCTAAATATACAAAACCAAATTTCGTTGATAATAGTAAATTTCTAAGTGTAACTAACTTAGAACATCCACTAATACAAAATGCTATACCTAACTCTATAGATATAAATAATTTTGGAATTATAATAACCGGCTCAAATATGTCAGGTAAGTCCACATTCTTAAGAACAGTTGGCGTTAATGCACTTTTAGCTCAAACTATATATACATGTATTGCTGATTCTTATTCTAGTAGTATTTTCAATATAATAACATCAATTAAACCTGGTGATGATCTACTAGGCGGAAAAAGTTATTACCTTGCAGAAGCAGAGGCATTGCTTAGAATAATAAATGCAAGTAATGAAAATATACCTTGTCTTTGTATGATTGACGAAATATATAGAGGAACAAATCCTATAGAAAGAATAAATGCATCATGCGAAATATTAAATTACCTCTCATCCCATAATGCTTTAACATTAGTTGCAACTCATGATTTACAACTTACAAAAATGACTAATGGATATAAATGTTATTACTTTAAAGAAGATGTTACAAACACCGGTCTTACATTTGATTACAAAATAAAAGAAGGTATATCTCCTACTAGAAATGCTGTAAAAATACTAAAATTTCTAGGATATCCTAGTGAAATAATAAATAAAACAGAAGAAAGAATAAAAGCCGTTGAATGATTTAATCATTTAACGGCTTTTATGATAATTATAAATAAATTACTACTTATTATTTCAGGAATCCTTTTAATATAGTTTCTTCTGCTTCCTTCTCTGTAAGTCCAAGTGACATAAGCTTCATCAATTGTTCTGAAGCTATTTTACCTATGGCAGCTTCATGAATTAATTCTGCATCTTCACATCTAGCATCAAGAGCTGGTATTGATGTAACTCTAGCATTACCCATTATGATTGAATCACATTCTATGTGTCCTCTTGATTTATTTTCACCATTCATCATAAAGTAGAATGTTTGTCTTGAATTATCCTTAGCTACTGAACGAGATACTATTTGTGCTGATGAATCTTCTCCTTTAAGATTTATGTTAACCTTAGAATCAGCAACTTGATCTTCATCAGTAAAAATTCTCTCAGTTACAATTAAATGAGCATTTTTATGAAGATTTATAGTTAATTCTTTTTTACTATTATCTACCCCTTTTATTTGAACTAAATCCATTTCAAATGTAGAATCTTCTCCAACTTCAATTACAGTAGTTGTATTAAATACTTTTTGAGATTTTCCATCACTTTCTGCATAGTGCTTCTCTATATACTTAACATGACAATTCTTTCCTACATGTACATCATGAACTCCTTCATGTTCTGTAGTTTGAGCTGTACAGTTATGTATTCCACATCCGGCAACTATATTTACATCTGAGTTATCCCCTACTTTAAAAGTATTATATACCTTATCAGTAGCATTGACATCTGTAACTATAACTGGTACATGGACACTTTGTTTTTTAGTATTTGGGGCAACGATTACATCTAATCCTGATTTTTCTTTTTTACTTTTTATACTTATATTCATTGTTGTATTTCTACTTACGGACTCACCATTACTTCTTATATTGTGCGCCCCTTTATATAAATCAGTAGTATCATCTATCTTACTTAATATCTTTTCTTGTATTGATTCTGACATCTCTTCTACCTCCCAGTTTCACAGGTTCCACAATAATCACAAGCTGCCTGAGCCTTTATCTCACTTATAATTTCTTCTTTGCTTGTAGTTTTTTGTATTTTTCCATTAGACAAAACAATTACTTCATCTGCTAAATTAATTATTCTTTCTTGGTGAGAAATAATAACTATTGTAGTATTTCTTTCTTTATGCATATTAGTAAATGTTTCAACTAATCTTTGAAAACTCCATAAGTCAATTCCTGCTTCTGGTTCATCAAAAATTGCTAACTTTAAATCTCTAGCAAGTACTGATGCTATTTCAATTCTCTTTAATTCCCCACCTGAAAGGCTTGAATTAATCTCTCTATCTATATAATCCTTAGTACAAAGTCCTACATTATTTAATAATTCATGAACATCAACTTTTTCCTTAGAATCTTTTCCTGCAAGATTTAAAAGCCCTCTTACTGTCATACCTTTAAAATGTGGTGGCTGTTGAAATGCATAACCTATTTGTTTATTAGCCCTACCTGTTATATCTAGTTTTGTAATATCTTCTCCATCTAAAATTATATTACCTGATGTAGGTTTATATATACCCATCATCATTTTACATAAAGATGACTTTCCCCCACCATTAGGTCCTGTAATAACATAAATTTTATTATCTTGTAATGTTAAATTTATGTTATCTAAAATACTAATTTTTTTATCATTTTCTTCAACTTCTAATGATAAATTTTTAAGTTCTAGCATTTGTTCTTCCCCTTTTCTAGATTTTATAGTATGTATACTAATACAAAACAAAACTGCTTTTAAAAAGCAGTTTTATAAATTTCACAAAGAAACATATAAATAAAATACTATTTAAGTATCTCTACTATTTTTAATGAGTAATTACTTTTCTTAGCTGTTTTCTTATTAAAGAAGTGTAATATTGTATATGATATTACAAGTGCAACTATACCCACTAAAAAGCTTAACATTTCATAATTACTATATCCAGCTTGTGAGAATACTTTAATGCCTATAGCTATACCACATATCATCATAACTAGTGGAAATACATATACTAAAGCTAGCATTTTATTAAAAGTTTTTTGCTCCATTTCAACCTTTACCTTATCTCCAACTTTTGCTCCTGCGGTATTTTCTATTTCAGTAGTTATTGATGCTGCTGAACATGCTGCCTTACAAGTAGCACAGTTATCTCCACATCCTGATTTTCTTTTAAAAACTACTGAAGCATAGTTACCATTTACAGAAGTTATGTACCCTACTTCTGTCATATTTATCAACTCCTACACGCTGTTTATATACTAGTTTATTATAACATATATTATTTTTTTTTCTAATACTTTTAATATAAAAAATATTAAATAAAAACAGTGTTAAGAAAGCTCCCTTAACACTGCTTTTTTATTTTTAATCTTTAATATTATTAAACTATTCCTTGAGCAAGCATTGCTTCAGCTACTTTTATAAATCCTGCAATATTAGCTCCAACAACTAAGTTATCTTTATGACCGTATTCTTCTGCGCATCTAACTGCATTACTATAGATGTTTTTCATTATGTTATGTAATTTTTCATCTACTTCTTCAAATGTCCAAGAATATCTAATGCTATTTTGAGACATTTCAAGTGCTGATACAGCAACTCCACCGGCATTAGCTGCTTTTGCAGGTGCAAATAATATTCCATTTTGAAGGAATACTTCAACAGCTTCTAAAGTTGATGGCATGTTTGCTCCTTCACCTACTGCTATTACTCCATTTTTAACTAATGTTTTAGCATCTTCTTCATTTAACTCATTTTGAGTTGCACATGGAAGAGCTATATCACAAGGTATGTTCCAAACTCCTTTTCCTTCATGATATTCAGCTTCAGAATGGAACTTAACGTATTCTTTAATTCTCTTTCTTTCTACTTCTTTTATTTGTTTTACTGTGTTTAATTTAATACCATCTTTATCATATACATATCCATTAGAATCACTACAAGCAACAACTATTCCGCCTAATTGTTGAACCTTTTGAATTGCATAAGTTGCAACATTACCAGAACCTGATACTACAACTCTTTTACCTTCAAAGTTCATTCCTTTTCCTTTTAGCATTTCATCTACAAAGTAAACAAGACCATATCCTGTTGCTTCTGTTCTTGCAAGACTTCCCCCGAAAGTTAATCCCTTTCCAGTTAATACTCCTGCTTCATACATGCTTCTGATTCTCTTGTATTGACCGTACATGTATCCAACTTCTCTTCCACCTACACCAATATCTCCAGCTGGAACATCTGTGTCTTGTCCTATGTACTTATAAAGTTCTGTCATGAAGCTTTGGCAGAATCTCATTATTTCTCCATTGCTCTTTCCT
This Clostridium novyi NT DNA region includes the following protein-coding sequences:
- the nadA gene encoding quinolinate synthase NadA yields the protein MDLKDKIMKLKKEKNAVILAHFYQPKDVQEVADYIGDSYFLIDVGEKCKEDTIVFCGVKFMAESAKILSPNKKVIFPTPKAICPMANMITKEDVLKLKEKHPNAKVVCYINSTAEVKSVVDVCCTSSNAIEIVNNLESNEIIFLPDKNLGSYIQENTPNKKIILWDGYCYVHNKIKASDIIKAKEEYGNDINVLVHPECRKEVRELADYIGSTKGIINFAQNSNSKKYLIVTECGVIHELKKKNPDKEFYMLDMHCSNMKMNSIKEIYTCLKNYNNEVKIDENIKRKAVRALEKMHSL
- the thiC gene encoding phosphomethylpyrimidine synthase ThiC, with translation MNYTTQMDAAKRGIVTKEMEIVAKKECMEISKLMNLVATGQVAIPANKNHKSLSPEGVGQDLKTKINVNLGISKDCYNIDAELEKVKKAVEMKAEAIMDLSCYGKTEEFRRKLIDMSPAMIGTVPMYDAIGFYDKELKDITAEELLAVVEKHAKDGVDFMTIHCGINRETAEVFKRNPRLMNLVSRGGSLLFAWMQLNNKENPFYEHFDKVLDICEKYDVTISLGDACRPGCIEDSTDPSQIKELITLGELTKRAWERNVQIIIEGPGHMSLSEIKTNMLLEKKLCHNAPFYVLGPIVTDVAPGYDHITSAIGGAIAASFGADFLCYVTPAEHLRLPNIDDMKEGIIATKIAAHAADIAKGIPGARDWDNKMSRARRDLDWDTMFELAIDPEKAKRYRAESIPEDEHTCTMCGKMCAVRNMNKVMDGKNINILREDD
- a CDS encoding MutS-related protein, with protein sequence MNISKTIRSHFQNKSLNYIKSHYGKYIKRKRNLSKIKNFFKHAYDSSNSVDDSTWADLNMDDVYCSIDRTFSTPGEQHLYKVLRTPLYDKSLLEKRNELISFFQDNSSIREKISLILHNLDKTDSYVDSIFFEETTNYPKYKILCYVCSFSFILSLFMCLFWGFSRFGMIALSLSFINMFIHYSLNKVIREQVLSMVYLGNTISAAASILYLNCKQLKEYNNKLNSLLKTLDPIRKNTFTINRIETLDIVGDYVNIMFLIKEINYFKSISTLIKHKKDLLDLYLIIGKIDTLISIASFRDGLPKYTKPNFVDNSKFLSVTNLEHPLIQNAIPNSIDINNFGIIITGSNMSGKSTFLRTVGVNALLAQTIYTCIADSYSSSIFNIITSIKPGDDLLGGKSYYLAEAEALLRIINASNENIPCLCMIDEIYRGTNPIERINASCEILNYLSSHNALTLVATHDLQLTKMTNGYKCYYFKEDVTNTGLTFDYKIKEGISPTRNAVKILKFLGYPSEIINKTEERIKAVE
- a CDS encoding SufB/SufD family protein, translated to MSESIQEKILSKIDDTTDLYKGAHNIRSNGESVSRNTTMNISIKSKKEKSGLDVIVAPNTKKQSVHVPVIVTDVNATDKVYNTFKVGDNSDVNIVAGCGIHNCTAQTTEHEGVHDVHVGKNCHVKYIEKHYAESDGKSQKVFNTTTVIEVGEDSTFEMDLVQIKGVDNSKKELTINLHKNAHLIVTERIFTDEDQVADSKVNINLKGEDSSAQIVSRSVAKDNSRQTFYFMMNGENKSRGHIECDSIIMGNARVTSIPALDARCEDAELIHEAAIGKIASEQLMKLMSLGLTEKEAEETILKGFLK
- a CDS encoding ABC transporter ATP-binding protein, whose product is MLELKNLSLEVEENDKKISILDNINLTLQDNKIYVITGPNGGGKSSLCKMMMGIYKPTSGNIILDGEDITKLDITGRANKQIGYAFQQPPHFKGMTVRGLLNLAGKDSKEKVDVHELLNNVGLCTKDYIDREINSSLSGGELKRIEIASVLARDLKLAIFDEPEAGIDLWSFQRLVETFTNMHKERNTTIVIISHQERIINLADEVIVLSNGKIQKTTSKEEIISEIKAQAACDYCGTCETGR
- a CDS encoding SoxR reducing system RseC family protein; translation: MTEVGYITSVNGNYASVVFKRKSGCGDNCATCKAACSAASITTEIENTAGAKVGDKVKVEMEQKTFNKMLALVYVFPLVMMICGIAIGIKVFSQAGYSNYEMLSFLVGIVALVISYTILHFFNKKTAKKSNYSLKIVEILK
- the gdhA gene encoding NADP-specific glutamate dehydrogenase, which codes for MDANKYVQQVFEELLQRNPGQDEFHQAVKEVLNSLVPVMEKHPEYIENGILDRIVEPERQIMFRVPWVDDNGKVRVNRGFRVQFNSAIGPYKGGLRFHPSVNLSIIKFLGFEQIFKNSLTGLPIGGGKGGSDFDPKGKSNGEIMRFCQSFMTELYKYIGQDTDVPAGDIGVGGREVGYMYGQYKRIRSMYEAGVLTGKGLTFGGSLARTEATGYGLVYFVDEMLKGKGMNFEGKRVVVSGSGNVATYAIQKVQQLGGIVVACSDSNGYVYDKDGIKLNTVKQIKEVERKRIKEYVKFHSEAEYHEGKGVWNIPCDIALPCATQNELNEEDAKTLVKNGVIAVGEGANMPSTLEAVEVFLQNGILFAPAKAANAGGVAVSALEMSQNSIRYSWTFEEVDEKLHNIMKNIYSNAVRCAEEYGHKDNLVVGANIAGFIKVAEAMLAQGIV